Proteins encoded together in one Bactrocera neohumeralis isolate Rockhampton chromosome 4, APGP_CSIRO_Bneo_wtdbg2-racon-allhic-juicebox.fasta_v2, whole genome shotgun sequence window:
- the LOC126755729 gene encoding uncharacterized protein LOC126755729, producing MEKTQKKKRVMWSEAAEADLIEVWQQKMPELRSTQKNNHIYEEMSCTMLLAGHEYTSSEIKIKLHNFTNKYRQEKQKNCASGGSPSRWKYYEAVHQAVGGFKSFCSAELVEDSIVVDMEPIYIEDDAEGEPPLPSPSDGPSTSRGCARPSSSDAVKKKKSGLTIIEEMKDDLLKATEAMKAADEKRLSLLEEYINDSKEVKDAFIDFLRRQK from the exons atggaaaaaactcaaaaaaagaaACGAGTTATGTGGAGTGAGGCTGCCGAGGCCGACTTAATCGAGGTGTGGCAACAAAAAATGCCAGAGCTGCGATCAACGCAGAAAAATAACCACATATACGAGGAAATGTCCTGTACGATGCTTTTGGCTGGACACGAATATACGTCCAGtgagattaaaattaaattgcacaATTTTACCAACAAATACAG acaagaaaagcagaaaa aCTGTGCATCGGGTGGCTCCCCTAGTCGGTGGAAATATTATGAGGCGGTCCACCAAGCAGTAGGtggtttcaaaagtttttgttcCGCCGAACTTGTAGAGGATAGCATTGTGG TTGACATGGAACCAATTTACATTGAGGACGATGCAGAAGGAGAGCCGCCGCTCCCAAGCCCAAGCGATGGACCTTCTACGTCGCGTGGTTGCGCTCGGCCATCGTCAAGCGATgctgtaaaaaagaaaaaatcaggGTTAACAATAATAGAGGAAATGAAGGATGACTTATTAAAGGCGACTGAGGCGATGAAAGCAGCCGATGAAAAGCGTCTTTCTCTCCTAGAAGAATATATAAACGATTCAAAAGAAGTGAAGGATGCTTTCATCGACTTCCTTCGTCgccaaaaatag
- the LOC126755730 gene encoding ring-infected erythrocyte surface antigen-like, translated as MSNQEDIIFLTYQRMKGRPGHMEGIDVNTALAEQRREARKAKAEERRWRQISPVSAENVRDISLSSDSEVEEIPSDEVFTDDEKASKAETMRPKGLTQAEIEEFPNFDWDESEKEEMEREEEEEGENVEELIEIALQNIEKNQGVEVGLIEELLGTEENAEQNENIETVQEVVEKFDLAKFEVEQHRAIT; from the exons ATGTCTAATCAggaagatattatatttttgacatatCAGAGAATGAAAGGACGTCCAGGCCATATGGAAGGTATCGATGTGAATACAGCTCTTGCTGAACAAAGAAGAGAAGCAAGAAAAGCAAAAGCAGAAGAGCGGCGATGGCGACAGATTTCACCAGTAAGCGCTG AAAATGTACGAGACATCTCATTGTCTTCCGACTCAGAAGTGGAAGAAATCCCCTCGGACGAAGTATTTACCGATGATGAAAAAGCCAGCAAAGCGGAGACA ATGCGTCCAAAAGGTTTGACACAAGCTGAAATTGAAGAGTTCCCTAATTTTGACTGGGACGAGTCTGAGAAGGAGGAAATGGAAAGAGAAGAGGAGGAAGAAGGTGAAAATGTGGAAGAACTGATCGAAATAGCGTtacaaaacattgaaaaaaatcaagGGGTCGAAGTTGGTTTGATCGAAGAATTACTTGGTACAGAAGAAAACGCAgaacaaaacgaaaatattgaaactgTACAAGAGGTGGTAGAGAAATTTGATTTAGCGAAATTTGAAGTGGAGCAGCACAGAGCTATTACATAG